The region TCCAGAGAAGGCGATGAATCTGAAAGCGTCATCCTGAGGGGAGTAACAGAGATTTAAAAGTTAGGATTTAAAAACTACAGCATTAGTGTAACATTAAAAAAGGATTAAATTGTGAATCTTCTAATAAAGTGAAATTCTCTAAACTGTTGTCGTGCACAGACAGAGTATGGGGAAGTGTACAGACTTACTGCAAATACAACAGTGTTAAATATTTacaagaaaagtttaaaatctgtcaCATCTCTTACATCTTCTACAAACTTCCTCGGCAGAGGCTTCGAGTTCCTGATGAAAGTGATCCTGCCAATTTTGAAGTCGTAGTTGGGAATGCCCCTGTGTGGTGGATAAATGAGTCGAGGTTAAGACTGAACGCTGCAAGACTGGTttcatcagaaaacagaaatacttAATCTCCAGGGGAAACTTTGGGTGTTGAAGTTATTTCTAGAGAATAAAAGcatgacacaaaaacaggaaatataaagAGTATAAGAAATATATAGAATATGTGAATGATATACAATATAGGTACAGAGTACAATACACAGGGAGAGAAAATGTTCTGCAATATGTTGTCAATAAAGATCGAACAGGCTCATGATCCCTCAATGAACTGTATTTGTACTTAAACAAATTCTATGTTGTTGTTCTTGAACTTGTTGATgctgattgaaataaaatactACCAGAAATAATTTAGGCTGTTTGACTGCAACAGATGATAGACTTTTTGTTTCAAGCTTTGGCTGGTTCGTCTTTCCAAACGCCGACAGGTCACAGATTTTCTGACTGTTGCAAATAGTTTCAGCACAAGCAACAAAGCAAGAAAATAATACACATCTGCTCATACAGCTAGAACTGTATTGGAgtgaacaacaacatttttactAAGTTGTCCAAATTAAGCTCACAAACCTAAAACCAACCTGTTGAAGCTTTAGTCCTATCAGAGAAATCTCTTCTAAGATAACAGAAGGAACAACATGCCTGTTAGGCTCCTCTCGTCCGACGTCTCATAAAGGAATACAACCATGTTGAATATTTAAACCATTGTGTGATAgtacttcattttatttatgtctttatcTTTAAACCACTGAGAATCTTCCCACCTTTTGATATCGCTTGGGCCAAGAGGAGCAGGGCTGGGCTCAATCCCTTTAAGTTTACCATCCAAACGGTTTCCAGAGCCGGTGAACGCCTGATGATTCCAAACAGATTTCCAGTTTCATTAGATGGTTCATTAGACCACAGTTATTTGTACAAATtatatgatgtttttattcataacaCGCAGCAACATGTACTCACTCTGAATCCTGTGTCCATGTCAGCGTAACTGGCAGGATCGCCTTCTTCctcctgtgaaaaaaaaaaacactttgtcaaACTGTTCAGAGAAATAATTGTACAAATGCACTTAAAGGTTTGGTCCTCACAGTTGGTTCTTCTTGGTGCTGAGGTCGACGTTCAGGCTCTTTGTAACCCAAAGGAGCGTCAAAATCCACCTGAGACGAAAGGTCACATCATATTAAAAGTAGAGAACACAACAGGATTATTCACAGGCGTCTTTATGATAGAGGGGCTCTTACATTCATATCACACTCGATGATCGACACGGCTTTGTCGGGTTTGGTCTCCATCACTCGCAGCTCATAGATCTGAAACAGCAGTTATACTCAGTACAGAGAAGTAAAAACATATTCACATATTAGATCAAGTTGAAAACATGGGTTCACCTTTTCATTGTAGTTGATCGCTATGACATCACCAGTTGTCAGGCAGGCAAAGTTTCTCAAAGCGTTCTCCAGTCTAGAAGAAGAAACTTCATCAATCACTTAATCTATACAACGATGAGAatattttcttcaaatgttAATGATGCTCATTAACATTTCTTACACTGCCTTAGGGTTTGTGATGTCCAGAAAGTCGGGGCTCTGTGGTTGGAACTTTGAGTAAGTCGCCACCATGAGGTCCACACTTTCCACCTGGACAAGACCACCTTCCTCCAGCAGAAGGTTCTGCATCATCTGAAGCAAAAGTCAtacaataattaaataaatatcaacATGGAGCTCGGTTAATACCCaacttttgtcttttaaagaaTCATATCAGAAGAAAAGGTTTCAGGCGTGATAAGAACAATAAAGGGCTTTAATGTAGCAGACCCGTAGCAataagaagttgtttttttttaaagattttatttttgggcttttgagcgacatgcgggagggaggccacaggcggggtgcgaacccgggccgcccgcttgagacgccagcctcaatacatggggcgCCACCAGCACGCCCCGCAATAAGAAGTTTTAACAAACAATCAAACTCGAACAGCAGGTTTAAGAAAACCCAACATGATCAGCTGAAACGTCTGTACGCAGACAGCCTGGTCTCAAGACAATTCACCGGggattttacaaaaaaagactAACCCAGGTTTTCAATTTAAGCTGACTGAAAAGTAATAAACAGTGCAGCGATTCCTGCACTTCTTCACTGACAAAATGTCCTCGTATTTTAGCCAAAAGAGAAAGTTTGGatatctgaagttgtttttgacAGTCGGGTCCTCATGGTTCGGTTTCTTACCCAGTGCGGCAGGTAGCAGATTCCTTCATCTGCCACAAACTCAAGGACACCACAGTGCGTTTGTCTGTCTGAGTTCTTGTTGGTCAGCTTGAACAGCATCGGGTATGTGATATTAAGCCTGCCTGtacacagaaaagaaacagacagtTCATATTCGTGGACGGTTCAAATAGGACTTTCATAACAAAGAGAGTCTTGATTTAACTTGTACTTACTTAGCTGGTCGAGAGCTGAAGGTGGCATTattactgaaaaaaatatacataacaTGGTTAAGACATAAATAACATGAATGTCAAACTTCACctgcaaattaaaatgtatgaagACACAAGGTATGAGTGAACTTTTGGGActttcacttgtttgttttttaattgatgaAATATAGAGATTTGATAACTTTAGCAAGAAAAATGTAGCTGACAAAATACTCACATCCTTCACTAAACTGAGAGAGAAGCAATGAAGCTTTCTATTCAAAGTTGAGAAGCAATACACGGACAAAAAAGACAAGCTGAGGGGTCCTGTGGCGTCAGcgtatttttgttatttataggCTTGGCTGGTAATTATTCCCTGAGTCTGTATCAAACAATGAACTACAATTTACAATattgttaaatattttcatatatttgtCAAACCCAGACCCCAAAGACATGTTGAAAGGGTTAGTTGCATAAGAGAGCGAGGAAGACCAAATAACagaccacagcagcagcagacaacTCTAGCAAAGGGGTTGATTTAAGTTTtatagacattttaaaaacaaacagcaaagacCTCAAGGGTAAAGGAATTATCATTCTCTGTTTGCAGTGTTTTGTTGGAGGGGGTGGGCCAAATATCTCAAACATTAACTTaacattacagttttttccaattgctaaaacacaaactaggctggttttatcaaaatacttaacacaattcacaaaaccacaaactgcaaaatacctcatatatcctgcaaaatgaagcactgcaaccaaaactacatatggctttatcaaaatcaaacttttgcaccaaatggcacacacttcattcatattaccagatttgTGTCTAACCAACTACACACTGTTGGGCGTAATGAAAAGCActcatctttagtatgctttgccATAACACTAACATAGTTCGAATTCTTCgaaaattcttcagattgttcacatgcccagaaatatttgcagatacacacTCATGCTGTTGAAACTGCCAGTCTTGAAATTGGTCAACTaaggttgctctgatttcatttgaaagttgttttcttctttggccatgaactcctctaccagctctacccctacctctcactcttcctctctctgcaacgtcttccattgttgttttaaaaaaaggtgttcaCCTGCAgtcttttcatagtgcttacttcctgattgaagcgataacaattaaccattgaggtgtttggccaggtggcacatacgattaagattaagatttaagataAGATTTGTATCTTACTGTATATGGAGAACTCTCCAGAGAGTGTATCTTACTTTATTAACTGTATATGGAGAACTCTCCAGAGAGTGTATCTTACTGTATTAACTGTATATGGAGAACTCTCCAGAGAGTGTATCTTACTGTATTAACTGTATATGGAGAACTCTCCAGAGAGTGTATCTTACTGTATTAACTGTATATGGAGAACTGTCCAGAGAGTGTTTCTTACTTTATTAACTGTATATGGAGAACTCTCCAGAGAGTGTATCTTACTGTATTAACTGTATATGGAGAACTCTCCAGAGAGTGTATCTTACTGTATTAACTGTATATGGAGAACTGTCCAGAGAGTGTATCTTACTGTATTAACTGTATATGGAGAACTCTCCAGAGAGTGTATCTTACTGTATTAACTGTATATGGAGAACTGTCCAGAGAGTGTTTCTTACTTTATTAACTGTATATGGAGAACTCTCCAGAGAGTGTATCTTACTGTATTAACTGTATATGGAGAACTCTCCAGAGAGTGTATCTTACTGTATTAACTGTATATGGAGAACTCTCCAGAGAGTGTATCTTACTGTATTAACTGTATATGGAGAACTGTCCAGAGAGTGTTTCTTACTTTATTAACTGTATATGGAGAACTCTCCAGAGAGTGTATCTTACTGTATTAACTGTATATGGAGAACTCTCCAGAGAGTGTATCTTACTTTATTAACTGTATATGGAGAACTGTAGCTGTATTAACTGTATATGGAGAACTGTCCAGAGAGTGTTTCTTACTTTATTAACTGTATATGGAGAACTGTAGCTGTATTAACTGTATATGGAGAACTGTCCAGAGAGTGTATCTTACTGTATTAACTGTATATGGAGAACTGTCCAGAGAGTGTTTCTTACTTTATTAACTGTATATGGAGAACTCTCCAGAGAGTGTATCTTACTGTATTAACTGTATATGGAGAACTGTAGCTGTATTAACTGTATATGGAGAACTGTCCAGAGAGTGTTTCTTACTTTTGCCTCCTTTCTCCACGTCGGAGCGGTCATTGGGACCGGCCAGCATGGACACCGAGTAGCAGCGGTACTGAGTGGAGAACCGGTTCTGGAAACCCCGGGACAGCGGGTCGAAGACATGGAAGGAAAActgtggaaacaaacaaaaccctgAGCAGTTAATATGAGTATTTTAACACCCTCGTATCGGGCTTTTAATCCCATCATGACAGGGCATCTTTCTGTTgctgtcttgttgttgttagcAGCTCGCTAGCTCAAATGCTCTGGGATAGATTTGTTTTGGTATAAATTTGTCGACAGCGTTAAAACCAACCGATGTGCTACTCACCATGTCGACACTTCAGATCAGTGTCAATAAGAAGACCTGAATCTAAATGTCTGTTTCTGCTTTCCTAGTCGAAATTTTGCCGAAAGAGAGACGTGAATCCACACTGTTGTTTTCCGCTTCTTCCGGAAGTGAGGCGACAGTCGGATATGACGACACAGCAGAGGTAGCCAATTACAGCAGCTCATTGAAACGACACGATCTTCTCTTTTATGTGGagataaaataaactttaaatgcCCCTAAAATATTATGAATGCACATTAcattaaacattcaaatgagGATTTATTTGCCGATTAAAAATCTCGGCACAGTAAAATATGTACATCGTTGTAAATGTCAATAAAGCctattttgtaaataaatgctatttTGTCAATTGCCTCATCCAACAAATACCcaactaaaacatttaaaatgcattaagaCAACTATTTTAATTGGTaattgtgtcttgattttgtaGGTAAGATTGATGtatcagtatttatttcagtctgtttcataactatCTAAAAATTATTATTGTAGTTTGGGAATGACAGATGCTAAACTATCCTGACTGTCATTCCTTTGCTAAATCCAACTCCAAAAACACTTGACACTTCTTCAAACGACCACAACATCCACTCAGAAGCTGTACCTCTTACCTACTTaaactttcagttttttaatgatgaagagtttttttaaagtgctcagaaattttaacattttttttttttgataattggTCAAAATCTTGCTGCGGGTGATCCTATGAAAAAGAGCTCCATTTCATCTGCTATGTGGACCTTCAGTTCGACTGCCAAAAAGGAACATCCACTCTCAACCACTACTTTATTTTATCGTTGGACACAAGCCGCCTGGGAAATGTTCATATAATAATATTACTAATAAAATGATTCCTCGACTACAATGCTGACGTTCATGGGTAAAATCAGGGGAGCAGTTTCAATACAGTACAAATGAATCACATGAGCCTTATTCAGAGCCACAACAGTTTTAATGAGTCTTATGAAGACCAAGTAAGCCAAACATTACTGACGGCAGCACAGTGATAAAAGgttaaaagtctttatttagctctagttgtttgtttgttttctgtctgaaaCAAAAGCTGTACAAGTCAAAGATACAGAGTATAATatacaaagattaaaaaaaggtcagGTTGTGGTATTGTTGGTACACTCAGGAGGTCCCAATGAGCCCTCACAAAGTAAAAAAGGGATTTCTACGGCACTGCAGGTCGACAAATGTCTCTGATCCCGGCTGCTAAAACCGTTCCTGCCTTCTTTTCAAATGTCAGCGTTTAAATTGGAGGCCAACTTTTGGCTACTTCTTGATGCATGGCTTCAGGTAACCACTGGCAGTATGCAGACAACAGAACTGtaggaggagaaaaataattattaaaacaaGATCAAAGAACAAGAAGGTGTATCAAATCAGCATCAAGCAGAGCACATTCTTTACATTTATCTTCAGTTGTCCAGACAGCGAGGAGGGTGTCTCTGCAGTCAGCTTTCTTTGAAACCAGAGCTCCGAGGACAGCCTCAGTCCTGGGCTGCAGCCTAAATGAAGCAGCAATCAAACACCTTTACAGAAAAGTCTTGAAATGAGGATAAGAAGCAGAGCCGTGTGAGAGCACCAACTTACTTTGCCCATGTTTTCATCATGATGGAGGGGTTTGAGAGAAGGTGGGAGCCAAATGTCTTAAGTTTAGGACAAACCTGCAAAACAGACAACATAAACTTTAcaaaagaaaggcaaaaaataGGGCTCCTGTCTGACCAGACAGCAATTGATTCTGTTTGTGCCagggtttacatttttaagtcaGATGTGaggatttcaccttttttttagaTAGAAATAAATGCAGATGAAGGAACAAGTAAGAGTCGGTTTGTATAGATTTGATTTATACCTGTGGTTATTTTTGCCACCAAAGCAttaagcagacatgcatcctTATAACTAGTAATAACTAGTAATTTGTCTTCTCAAGATCTCAACTAATTTATGAACCCCTCAGAGTTGAaagagcacaaaacaaacacagaaacaggtttAACTTTAAGTGTGGACAATGCCAACATGGCATGTCATGGTCTAGCCCATCACAGTGACCAGCCTATTATGTTTTCTAGATCACTAGAAAAATGATCCAATTATCTCAATATATAAGCTTTATTATCTGGAGATAATGAAATCAATTCATCCGTTATAATGGAAAAACCAACATTTTGATCACgaaataatgagaaaaataagTGAAGATTTGTTAGCACAGgaaagatgaaataaaatacattgaCGTATGTCTGCTTTAGGTGTCAATATTTTATAATATCTATGTGTCATATGTTTTTACTGGGATACTGGGGCGACAACGATAAGCAGTCAGGACAGTTAAGGATGCGACTGAATGGATAGGTTAATGATTTTATGCCAAATTTAATGTCGAGTGAAAACTGAACAAAGGCCGGGCTCTCTTATCTGCAGTACCTGTCCTTCGAGCAGAAATCTTGAAAACAGTTTGTAACGCTCCAGGCCGTCTGGATACTCCTTCTCCACGGCTGGCAGCTGCCAAGCTACACGGACTgcaggagggacagagagaaaaaaaacatgaatgttgtAAGACGACTCTTACAGCGTAAACACAGCCCGTGTTCCCGGCAGTAAACTTACAGAAGGTGCTTGAACGGAGACACCTGATGGTGCCGGTGGATGAACACAACCACGGTGATGGTGTCTCCAGAGGGGGGCCGAAATGACAATACTGAGGCAGAAGCTTTGGTACCCACTCTGCTTCTACTGCTGAGACACctgaaagaagaataacatgtTTAAATCATGAGCCCAACATCTACATTCAATaacagcagtgttttttttatttttattgcttttatgacCTTTCATGTGGTGAATAGTGACAAACTGAGAAAACTGAGCGGCTCCATTAAAATCCTTTACCTTTCATGTACATCTTGGTGGTCTCCATGATCTCCTGGTAGACGACAAACTCTGGCAGAGTTTTGAACAGTGCAGAGGAGGGATGAATGAACACTGGCTCGTCCATGAGAGGAGTCTATGAagagaagcaggaaaaaaagttAAGAAGGTGAGAGAGAACGTTGCAGATCCGTTTCAATCACTACGACAACGTGCCTTGTATCCGTTCTTCCATTTCGGGTCCAGTATGTCTTCAGCCTGTACGCGCCTCGCAAGATGATCTCCCAGTCCAGCCAGAACAATCTGTCGCAAACACATCACCTGGTGCTCTGTCGGGGGAGCCATCTTGGGATCTACAAAAACTCCCACATCTGGACACACTGCATTCACTGggatgagaaaacaaaaaaaaacctttgattGGTTTCTCTAGCACATGACAGgttttccgtgtgtgtgtgtgtgtgtgtgtgtgtgtgtgtgtgtgtgtgtacctgcgtTGGTAAGCTGTCCTCTGAGCCTCCTGATCTCAACCATGGCTTTATACCTCAGGCCATTCTGCTCACAAAACTTTGGGGTACAGCCAGCAAATTCACAAGCACCAACCGCACCTACAAccatatttttaaagaaatataaaattacCCCATTGATGAACTTAACATAAAACATTCCCtggagaaaatactttttttttttttatatcgtTGATCCTTTTACAGATTAAACCATGACCCAACAAACCCTTCTACACTCTATAACACAGCACTGCCTGGTATTGTAACGTAAAAAATGTAAGCTTACCCAGCATGACCATGAGGTCCCCCAGAAGGAGTGACGGTCCTTGTCCAGCCCACAACCTCTTCATTTGGGTGAGCCGAGCTCGTCGCTGCGTGAGCTCGGAGCTCTCGTCTTCACTGCCAGCGGGTCTGAGAGGAAACAAGTGTTGATGAAGTACGCCGCATGAGAAGACAACTGAGATTTAAAGGCTTCACATCTCGTCACATTCCCCATTTGTGTTAATCATTCTATAATGTATTGTCTTCAACATGTGCGCCTCAAAACAGATATCGTCACCGCAAACGTGAGGCCTCACCTGTCGAGGTCTTCGAAGAGCTCCCTGACCGTCATGGCAGCTACCACAGCGATGACGTATGGCAGACAATCCTGCTGCTTACCCAGAGCTAACATCTTAGCGTAACGCGGCGCCACAGGGAAGGAAGCCATGGCTCGGCCCAGGGGGGTGATCGGACAGCTCAGCCTCGCTCGCTCCATCTCTTTCAcccttttagaaaaaaaaaacaaaaaaacattgtgatcATGTGAAATAACTATCaaagtaaaattaaaatgttcaaataaaacatataagGGCACAACTCAGTGAATTCTATGATTTCCTGCTGTGGGTTGATGGAATATTCTGTCAAAAAAACCTgatattaaaagttttaatgtaAAGACTTCCCTGTTAGAGTCTTAGCAGAAACATGAATCCTCTTTCTGTACTCAAACATTTTGGTCATGACAGGGGAAGACAGGGAAACCCACCGTTAAAAACGTattgtatggaggctgtcgtctcaagcgggcggcccgggttcacttcCCACCTCTCacctctttcccgcatgtcattccccactctctctctctccctgatttccgactctatccactgtcctgtctatccattaaaggcacaaaaagcccaaaaataaatgtttaaaaacgtATTTACCTTCCTGTGTGGGGCGGCTCTTTCAAAGCCCCCAATGAGACTAATAACTGCTCGGCTGCAGCCAGACTCTCAGCAGAGGGAGATGTTGGGAACGGAAAGTTGATCACCTGCACAAACAGATATTTATGAGACGGCTGTTGTATTCTTGTATGCAGCATCAAGAACCTGGCTAGTAGGTTTTATTCATTCTCATTGTACTGACCTTGTCTATGTTGAGGTCCTTCATCTGTAAAACCAGGTCCTCCACTGGCCTGCGGGTGATCTCTGCCTCCGAGAACAAACTGAAGTCTCCAAAAACTGCCGAGGAGTAcaacctgcagaaacagaggAACAAACACGTGAAGCTTCTTCTCATGTAACAGCAACATCAACACGTTGTAACATAGTCCGAGTTGATCTGACCTGTAGCAGTGTCCCGGCTCTGTGCGTCCCGCTCGACCtgccctctgattggctgaggccTGCGAGGTCCATGAGACCTTGAAGGAAGACACGCCGGTCACCCTGTCGTAGAACCGCTTTTTGACTCGACCGCAGTCCACCACATACTTTATACCCGGTATGGTCAGGGACGTCTCGGCTACGTTTGTGGCCACCACGCACAGACGAGCCCCGGGTGGAGGAGGCCTGAACACCTGCAGGCGAATAAAAGGTGACATAGTACAATCTAATTGAAATCAGCTCAACGTATCTTTGAACCAGGCAAAGAAGTTCAGGGGAGATTTATCATTTTACTTTTGAGCTTATTAACAACAAACAATTAACAGTCATACAAGAAAACCTAAAACAAGTTCATGTTGCGTTAAAAAGACAATTCAACGTTTAAGAGGTTTTTTTGGGCCGTTTTGTCCTAATTTGATAAAACAGccaaggagagacagaaaatgctGGGAGTGAGTGAGCGGGGGATGTCGTGCAGAAAAAGGTCATGGTTggattaaaaaacattcatactACTTCTTCTCATGGATGGACCCTTTTCATGAGCTACATGCTAACACATTATCGTGAATCTTACCTTCGCTTGCTGCTCTGGAGCCAGCAGTGAGTACAGAGGGAGAACATACAGGGGAATAGAGGGGTCTGCCTTCTCctctacagaaacaaaacacagagcagatttAGTAAGGGCACTCGTGAAATTCATCAATTATGCGTTTGAAGAACTCTTCATTTGCTGCAGTTTGCCTTTATCTGTGACATCGTCGCCGAAGTCTACGTCAGAGCCTTCGTCCTCCTCATCACCGATCCCCGCCTCTCTGTCCTCGTCTCCTTCATCCACCGGGAGGGCAGAGTAGTTATCCAGGTCGATTCGGGGAAGAGACTAGAGGCGGAGATTAAAATAGGTAGGTAAGATATATCAGACAAGCAGAGATAACGGAGACATTTTAGGGGTATGTAATGAAGATAGACTTACAACAGGTTTCTTCTGTTTGGCTTTCTTAAATTTTCTCATTGCCTCTGATCTGTCTGCTTCCTCATCTTCACCTGAACACAAAACGAAGAAGTATTCAAAAACAAACTCTCTGCTACGTGATGAGTCAGACAGTTGTGTGTTTCACTCACCTGCGGTTGTGTTTCCCCTCCTGAAGGGGAAAGCTTTTCTCAGTCTTCTGCACAGACTGTGGACCTCTGCCTGACCGGTCAGAAACACCAAAATCCCacctgagggagagagacatgGGGGCACTGGTGAGTGTGCATGAAGGTTAATCTCCAGCATCCACAGCATGTGCTGCTTACTTACTATTTAGAATGACTACACTGGCAAATATTAACTAACATTAACAGGAAATGTGCAGTTATTTGAATATCTAATGCTCATAGTTGAAGGAAATATAATATGGACAAGTTAAAAGGAACTTTCTAAAATATCCTGAAATTCCCAGTTCCCGAACAGCCCTCCCTACTGTTATTTAATGATGACTTTGCTCTCAGGGATAACACCAGACTGGCCTTTAGGAAAATTATCTTTGCAAGCTCAACTGCGGCAAAGAAGACGATAATACATTCTTGGTTCTCTGTTGAATCTCCATCGATAAAGGAATGGTTTAACTACTTTAGAGACATCTCTCTTATTGAAAGATCATCAGCTGTAATTCATAAGGCACGGGCATCCACTTTGCAGGCCTGGGATTTCCTTATTTCAACTCtttcagatccactttttcttgAACAAATATAACCAGtattataaacaaaacatagacttacactttttgtgaaattgtttgattgaattattattattattgttattattattattattattattattattattaataatctgtttatttgttttagttttatttattgtgctgtgtctataggttttattttgtgtgcatatgtgtgtatgggtatatatgtgtgtgtgtgtgtgtgtgtacatgcatatcataatttcattcagtaattttgtctttgttttatattttatgtatatttttcctCATCAAGGCAACGGCGATCTGTAaatagtttgtatgtttgatgatgCTGTCTTTGGTTTCTGTCATTGAAGCTCATGTGTATAAGCATCTTTTgtaaaatttcaataaaaagttgatcacaaaaaaaaaaggaactttctctttaaataaaatgatagaAAAACCACTTGTAAgttatattaaaatatttctTGTTGTTGATCTTGATGCCGCTCTAAATTTGGTCAAATGACTTTTGCAGTACATAAATCACACCAATCAAAAGCATCTCAGAAATGTGAGAGTGTGAATGTGAACCTGGAGGCAGCATCCGGTGAATCTTGCAGGTTTTCTGGAAAACCTCTCCGGTGTAATCCTCCGTCGGGGTGCGTTTGTTGAAATGTATCGTGACCGGGAACTGGCGAGCATCCACCTTGATGACAGGCGGAGGCAGCCGGaacagttttgtgttttctgtgaagTCCTCCACTCGCAGAGTAGCAGACATGACCAGCAGCCTCATGGGTAAACCTTTCTGCAGAGATGTGAAGAGTGGGAGCGGGGTGACACGATGAGGatgagtttaaaataaaacacagtcagAGACAGTGTAAGACATGTCTGTGATTCAGGCAtcaaataaaaggaggagagttTCCACACTTGACACCGA is a window of Labrus mixtus chromosome 5, fLabMix1.1, whole genome shotgun sequence DNA encoding:
- the dhx37 gene encoding probable ATP-dependent RNA helicase DHX37, with protein sequence MGKLRKKHNWKGRQQSEDKQPAAEEKTEIILELKDGGTGRIKGVDESNALVLPANKAKKKKSSVTPLSTKKPLTKKQRKELQKVLERKEKKAQRADILTKLAEVQLPESELKLLYTTAKLGTGDKLYTTKQSLDEVNDGDSGPKISSVSGANRKRKWKEEEDEEEQKAEESSDLDTSSDDDSDAGDEETTVSESKETSDPSQEMEDKQDAKEEQNKAKQEEQNEKKISGQEKVQNKTPSQPAVFVPVDRTPEIQEARLKLPVLAEEQVIMEAVREDPCVVICGETGSGKTTQVPQFLYEAGYASGSGIIGITEPRRVAAVSMSHRVAKEMNLSTRVVSYQIRYEGNVTSDTKIKFMTDGVLLKEIQKDFLLQRYSAIIIDEAHERSVYTDILIGLLSRIVPLRNKKGLPMRLLVMSATLRVEDFTENTKLFRLPPPVIKVDARQFPVTIHFNKRTPTEDYTGEVFQKTCKIHRMLPPGGILVFLTGQAEVHSLCRRLRKAFPFRRGNTTAGEDEEADRSEAMRKFKKAKQKKPVSLPRIDLDNYSALPVDEGDEDREAGIGDEEDEGSDVDFGDDVTDKEEKADPSIPLYVLPLYSLLAPEQQAKVFRPPPPGARLCVVATNVAETSLTIPGIKYVVDCGRVKKRFYDRVTGVSSFKVSWTSQASANQRAGRAGRTEPGHCYRLYSSAVFGDFSLFSEAEITRRPVEDLVLQMKDLNIDKVINFPFPTSPSAESLAAAEQLLVSLGALKEPPHTGRVKEMERARLSCPITPLGRAMASFPVAPRYAKMLALGKQQDCLPYVIAVVAAMTVRELFEDLDRPAGSEDESSELTQRRARLTQMKRLWAGQGPSLLLGDLMVMLGAVGACEFAGCTPKFCEQNGLRYKAMVEIRRLRGQLTNAVNAVCPDVGVFVDPKMAPPTEHQVMCLRQIVLAGLGDHLARRVQAEDILDPKWKNGYKTPLMDEPVFIHPSSALFKTLPEFVVYQEIMETTKMYMKGVSAVEAEWVPKLLPQYCHFGPPLETPSPWLCSSTGTIRCLRSSTFFRVAWQLPAVEKEYPDGLERYKLFSRFLLEGQVCPKLKTFGSHLLSNPSIMMKTWAKLQPRTEAVLGALVSKKADCRDTLLAVWTTEDKFLLSAYCQWLPEAMHQEVAKSWPPI
- the ufd1l gene encoding ubiquitin recognition factor in ER-associated degradation protein 1, which encodes MFSFHVFDPLSRGFQNRFSTQYRCYSVSMLAGPNDRSDVEKGGKIIMPPSALDQLSRLNITYPMLFKLTNKNSDRQTHCGVLEFVADEGICYLPHWMMQNLLLEEGGLVQVESVDLMVATYSKFQPQSPDFLDITNPKAVLENALRNFACLTTGDVIAINYNEKIYELRVMETKPDKAVSIIECDMNVDFDAPLGYKEPERRPQHQEEPTEEEGDPASYADMDTGFRAFTGSGNRLDGKLKGIEPSPAPLGPSDIKRGIPNYDFKIGRITFIRNSKPLPRKFVEDDDAFRFIAFSGEGQSLRKKGRKP